The following coding sequences are from one Microcoleus sp. AS-A8 window:
- a CDS encoding aldehyde dehydrogenase, protein MLTQASTASLIRQQHNFFNANQTKDISFRVAQLKVLRQAILENEAAITQALHSDLNKSEYDAYATEVGVCLEEIKFALKHIKSWTKPKKVNTPLIALPGSSKVYFEPLGVVLIVGAWNYPFQLIISPLIGAIAAGNCAILKPSEIAAHTSHLLAEIIPKYFDPSFIAVVEGGKEVTQELLEEKFDHIFFTGSTEIGKIIMSAAAKHLTPVTLELGGKSPCVVDAETQLEYTARRIVWGKFLNAGQTCIAPDYLLVDHKIKSNLLGHIKQCIRDFYGATPSTSPDYARIINQHHFNRLCKFLGFGEIIIGGDTDSTNLYIAPTVIDQVDWNAPIMQEEIFGPILPVLEYTDLNEAIALIKARPKPLALYLFSHNQQHQQRVLQETSSGGVCINDTVLHVAFPLLPFGGVGSSGMGRYHGQASFETFSHQKSLLNRSFLLDLKLRYPPYQGKLKLLKRLLS, encoded by the coding sequence ATGCTGACACAAGCATCGACGGCTAGTCTTATTCGTCAACAGCACAATTTTTTTAACGCAAATCAGACAAAAGATATCTCTTTTAGAGTTGCTCAATTAAAAGTTTTAAGACAAGCAATTTTAGAAAATGAGGCAGCTATTACACAAGCCTTACATTCCGACTTAAACAAGTCTGAATATGACGCTTATGCCACTGAAGTAGGAGTTTGCCTAGAAGAAATCAAATTCGCGCTTAAGCATATCAAATCTTGGACCAAACCCAAGAAGGTTAACACTCCATTGATTGCCTTACCCGGTTCATCCAAGGTTTATTTTGAGCCATTAGGCGTTGTTCTGATTGTTGGTGCTTGGAACTACCCCTTTCAGTTAATCATATCTCCTCTGATCGGTGCGATCGCGGCGGGAAACTGTGCAATTCTCAAACCTTCAGAAATTGCCGCTCATACGTCTCATCTGTTAGCTGAAATAATACCGAAATACTTTGACCCATCTTTCATTGCTGTCGTGGAAGGTGGGAAAGAAGTTACCCAAGAGTTACTCGAAGAAAAATTTGACCATATTTTTTTTACGGGTAGCACTGAAATCGGAAAAATTATCATGAGTGCCGCGGCTAAACATCTAACCCCCGTGACTTTAGAATTGGGTGGAAAAAGTCCTTGCGTTGTAGATGCTGAAACTCAGTTGGAATACACAGCAAGACGAATTGTTTGGGGGAAGTTTCTCAATGCGGGTCAAACCTGTATTGCGCCTGACTATTTGTTAGTCGATCACAAGATTAAATCCAATTTATTGGGACACATTAAACAATGTATCCGAGACTTCTATGGAGCAACCCCATCCACCAGTCCTGATTATGCCCGAATAATTAACCAACATCACTTTAACCGCCTCTGTAAGTTCCTCGGTTTTGGTGAAATTATCATTGGCGGTGATACCGATTCTACAAACCTTTACATCGCTCCCACCGTTATTGATCAAGTGGATTGGAACGCGCCAATCATGCAAGAAGAAATCTTTGGCCCCATTTTACCCGTTCTTGAATACACTGATTTGAATGAAGCGATCGCACTCATCAAAGCTCGACCTAAACCCCTTGCGCTGTACCTTTTCTCCCACAACCAGCAACATCAACAGCGAGTCTTACAGGAAACCAGTTCTGGCGGTGTTTGTATCAACGATACTGTTCTGCATGTAGCCTTTCCCCTTTTGCCGTTTGGCGGTGTGGGGAGTAGTGGTATGGGTCGTTATCACGGTCAGGCCAGCTTTGAGACGTTTTCACATCAAAAAAGTTTACTCAATCGCTCTTTTCTGCTAGATTTAAAATTAAGGTATCCTCCTTATCAAGGCAAGCTCAAGTTATTGAAAAGGTTGCTGAGCTAA